From one Fusobacterium mortiferum ATCC 9817 genomic stretch:
- a CDS encoding copper homeostasis protein CutC — protein MIREKCIGSFLEALEAQELGAERVELCDNLTEGGTTPSYGTIKMVVEKLNIPAFVIIRPRGGDFYYTPEEIEIMKEDIKICKELGVKGVVIGALNRDNTINYDAIKDMIDLAKPMSITFHKAIDELENPVTEVKKLANLGVNRILTSGTKETALEGENILREMIKEAGEDIIIIVAGKVTKDNLNEISNLIPAKEYHGKKIV, from the coding sequence ATGATAAGGGAAAAATGTATAGGAAGTTTTTTAGAGGCTCTTGAAGCTCAAGAGTTAGGAGCAGAGAGAGTAGAGCTTTGTGATAATTTAACTGAAGGAGGAACTACTCCATCTTATGGAACAATAAAAATGGTAGTTGAAAAATTGAATATTCCAGCTTTTGTAATTATTAGACCAAGAGGAGGAGATTTTTACTATACTCCTGAGGAGATAGAGATTATGAAAGAGGATATTAAGATTTGTAAAGAGTTAGGAGTAAAGGGAGTAGTAATAGGAGCACTAAATAGAGATAATACTATCAATTATGATGCTATCAAAGATATGATAGATTTAGCTAAACCAATGTCTATAACTTTTCATAAAGCAATAGATGAGTTAGAAAATCCTGTGACAGAAGTAAAAAAATTAGCAAACTTAGGAGTGAATAGAATACTTACTTCTGGGACAAAGGAAACAGCATTAGAAGGGGAAAATATTTTGAGAGAGATGATAAAAGAAGCTGGAGAAGATATAATCATCATAGTAGCTGGAAAAGTTACTAAGGATAATTTAAATGAGATATCTAATCTTATTCCTGCTAAAGAGTATCACGGAAAGAAAATAGTTTAA
- a CDS encoding Sapep family Mn(2+)-dependent dipeptidase, producing MIKEYIENNFEKILSDIVEIIKIKTVKEKATGDAPFGKNLKYGLEKTLEIAKKLGFRVKNLDNYVGYAEIGEGDEYIAILGHIDVVPEGDISKWSVNPYGGEIRDNLLIARGAIDNKGPIISSLYSIKAILEENPGFNKRVRIIFGTNEESGDEDIKYYLACEKAPKYAFTPDGRFPVIFSEKGIYTFSFRKMINWNKTEVLEIEAGTRSNVVPELGRIVFKNSILPRLDKGLESVGKISKCSFNVKNNGDKVEVFIDGKAAHASSPERGINSILGMYLFLNEILEEDDSLKKFAKFMSNYVGETTDGKLLGIESENKETGDLTISAGITKRIDDFISVKFNIRYPVSTTEKILDETLGKRAKENRVIFFKENHNPTLYFSKDSVLVKTLQDTYREITGRDEEPAALGGGTYAKLMPNTVAFGPNYKEFKGNPHSFDECMDLNMLKIGIEIYAKAVLRLSEYI from the coding sequence ATGATAAAAGAATATATTGAGAATAACTTTGAGAAGATATTATCAGATATAGTAGAGATAATAAAGATAAAAACAGTTAAGGAAAAAGCTACAGGAGATGCTCCTTTTGGAAAAAACTTAAAATATGGTTTAGAGAAGACTCTAGAGATAGCTAAAAAATTGGGATTCAGAGTTAAAAATTTAGATAACTATGTAGGTTATGCAGAGATTGGAGAGGGAGATGAGTATATTGCTATATTAGGACACATAGATGTAGTTCCAGAGGGAGATATTTCTAAGTGGAGTGTTAATCCTTATGGTGGAGAGATAAGAGATAATCTATTGATAGCTAGAGGAGCTATTGATAATAAAGGACCTATTATTTCTTCTCTTTACTCTATAAAAGCTATATTAGAAGAGAACCCTGGTTTTAATAAAAGAGTTAGAATAATTTTTGGAACAAATGAGGAGAGTGGAGATGAGGATATAAAATACTATCTTGCTTGTGAAAAGGCTCCTAAATATGCTTTTACCCCAGATGGAAGATTTCCAGTAATTTTTTCTGAAAAGGGAATATATACTTTTTCCTTTAGAAAGATGATAAATTGGAATAAAACAGAAGTATTAGAGATAGAAGCTGGTACAAGATCAAATGTAGTTCCAGAGTTAGGAAGAATAGTATTTAAAAACTCGATTCTTCCAAGATTAGATAAGGGGTTAGAAAGTGTAGGCAAAATATCAAAATGTAGTTTTAATGTAAAAAATAATGGAGATAAAGTAGAAGTTTTTATTGATGGTAAAGCAGCTCATGCAAGTTCGCCAGAGAGAGGTATAAATTCTATCTTAGGAATGTATCTATTTTTAAATGAGATTTTAGAAGAAGATGATTCTTTGAAAAAATTTGCTAAATTTATGTCAAATTATGTTGGAGAAACAACAGATGGAAAATTATTAGGAATTGAAAGTGAAAATAAAGAAACTGGAGATTTGACTATTAGTGCAGGAATAACTAAAAGAATAGATGATTTTATATCTGTAAAATTTAATATTAGATATCCAGTATCAACTACAGAGAAAATTTTAGATGAAACATTAGGTAAAAGGGCTAAAGAAAATAGAGTAATTTTCTTTAAGGAGAATCATAATCCAACACTATATTTTTCAAAAGATTCAGTATTAGTTAAAACTTTACAAGACACATATAGAGAGATAACAGGAAGAGATGAGGAACCAGCAGCTTTAGGTGGAGGAACTTATGCTAAACTTATGCCTAACACAGTAGCTTTTGGACCTAATTATAAAGAATTTAAAGGAAATCCACATAGTTTTGATGAGTGTATGGATTTGAATATGTTAAAAATAGGAATAGAAATTTATGCTAAGGCTGTACTTAGATTGAGTGAGTATATTTAA
- the hslU gene encoding ATP-dependent protease ATPase subunit HslU translates to MGINKELTPKKIVEELNKYIISQDEAKKNVAISLRNRDRRKMIEDENLRKEITPKNIILIGSTGVGKTEIARRIAKIANAPFLKVEATKYTEVGYVGKDVESIIKDLVALTYRKMKEEKYGLLKLSSLDAAIERVAKILKPYDTLNDEDKEIIKKELAEGKYDHTEIEIDRPKKDNDIPIIEVISGSEDIGGLVDQMMSTLPGKLKKMTTSVLNALNLFLEEEVEKKIDLEALAQEVVENVENNGIIFIDEIDKITEREGSGKGDVSRQGVQRDILPIVEGSTVMTKYGPVRTDHILFIAAGAFSQSSPSDLMPELQGRFPIRVKLQNLEKEDFVKILTEVEYNLLEQYKAMLSVDNVELTFTKGAIEKIAEITAIQNEKIENIGARRLASVVEELLRDIMFEAPYKEKKKISIDINFVKKVLKKEIEEESLDKFIL, encoded by the coding sequence ATGGGGATAAATAAAGAACTTACACCTAAAAAAATTGTAGAAGAATTAAATAAGTATATAATTTCACAAGATGAAGCTAAAAAAAATGTAGCTATATCTTTAAGAAACAGAGATAGAAGAAAAATGATAGAGGATGAAAATTTAAGAAAAGAGATTACTCCAAAAAATATTATCCTGATAGGTTCTACTGGAGTAGGTAAAACTGAGATAGCTAGAAGAATTGCTAAAATAGCCAATGCTCCTTTCTTAAAAGTTGAAGCTACAAAATATACAGAGGTTGGATATGTAGGAAAAGATGTAGAGAGTATTATAAAAGATTTAGTAGCTCTTACATATAGAAAAATGAAAGAGGAAAAATATGGGCTATTAAAATTATCATCTCTTGATGCAGCTATTGAAAGAGTAGCTAAAATTTTAAAACCTTATGACACTTTAAACGATGAAGATAAAGAAATTATAAAAAAAGAGTTAGCTGAAGGAAAATATGACCATACTGAAATTGAAATAGATAGACCTAAAAAAGATAATGATATTCCTATTATTGAAGTAATATCTGGTAGTGAAGATATCGGTGGACTTGTTGATCAGATGATGTCTACTCTTCCTGGAAAATTAAAAAAGATGACTACTTCTGTTCTAAATGCTCTAAATTTATTTTTAGAAGAAGAGGTTGAGAAAAAAATAGATTTAGAAGCTCTCGCTCAAGAGGTAGTAGAAAATGTAGAAAATAATGGAATTATCTTTATTGATGAGATAGATAAGATAACTGAAAGAGAGGGAAGTGGCAAGGGCGATGTTTCTAGGCAAGGAGTGCAGAGAGATATCCTACCTATAGTAGAGGGAAGTACTGTAATGACAAAATATGGTCCTGTAAGAACAGACCACATACTATTTATTGCTGCTGGAGCTTTCTCTCAAAGTTCTCCATCTGACCTTATGCCAGAGTTACAAGGTAGATTTCCTATTAGAGTAAAATTGCAAAATCTTGAAAAAGAGGATTTTGTAAAAATTCTTACTGAAGTAGAGTATAATCTATTAGAACAATATAAAGCTATGTTAAGTGTCGATAATGTAGAACTTACCTTTACAAAGGGAGCTATTGAAAAAATAGCTGAAATAACTGCTATTCAAAATGAGAAAATAGAAAATATAGGTGCTAGAAGACTTGCTTCTGTTGTAGAAGAATTACTAAGAGATATTATGTTTGAGGCTCCTTACAAAGAAAAGAAAAAAATCAGCATAGATATCAACTTTGTTAAAAAAGTATTGAAAAAAGAAATCGAAGAGGAAAGTTTAGACAAATTTATATTGTAG
- a CDS encoding GntR family transcriptional regulator — protein sequence MLDKNSLIPLYVQLENLLLEMIESGELKVGDIIPSENELSKNYSISRMTAKKAIDNLTIKGFLERVKGKGTFVIGKEKKIELPLNRLRGFTQKVKEMGLIPKNIVPILERRKADKKLAKLLGIDENEDVWYMERIRQIDDTPAVFEQSYIAISLLPNLTRKDLMSSKFEYVRSQGLEISDSDREISAEIPDDYVASSLHLKRNEPILLAECITYLKGGQVLEYSTIFYNQKKYRFKLYAD from the coding sequence ATGTTAGATAAAAATTCTCTGATTCCTTTATATGTGCAACTAGAAAATTTATTACTAGAGATGATAGAGAGTGGAGAGTTAAAAGTTGGAGATATTATTCCTTCTGAAAATGAACTTTCTAAAAATTACTCTATAAGTAGAATGACAGCTAAAAAAGCGATAGATAATTTAACAATAAAAGGATTTCTAGAGAGAGTAAAAGGAAAAGGAACATTTGTTATAGGAAAAGAAAAAAAGATAGAGTTGCCTCTTAATAGATTGAGAGGATTTACTCAAAAGGTAAAAGAGATGGGATTGATTCCTAAAAATATTGTACCTATTTTAGAAAGAAGAAAGGCTGATAAAAAGTTAGCAAAACTTTTAGGTATAGATGAAAATGAAGATGTATGGTATATGGAAAGAATCAGACAGATAGATGATACTCCGGCTGTATTTGAACAAAGTTATATAGCCATTTCTCTTCTTCCAAATCTCACTAGAAAGGATTTAATGAGCTCAAAATTTGAATATGTAAGAAGTCAAGGCTTAGAGATAAGTGACAGTGATAGAGAGATATCTGCAGAGATTCCAGATGATTATGTAGCCTCTTCTTTACATCTTAAAAGAAATGAGCCTATTCTTTTAGCAGAGTGTATTACTTATTTAAAGGGTGGACAAGTATTAGAGTACTCTACAATTTTTTATAATCAAAAGAAATATAGGTTTAAACTTTATGCTGACTAA
- a CDS encoding glycoside hydrolase family 38 N-terminal domain-containing protein, with amino-acid sequence MNREIKILMHTHWDREWYFTKDETQVLLRNHMFQVIEFLEENEDIIYILDGQSVMLDDFIEFAPKWKTRVENLVKRGALRVGPWYTQTDLLLVHGESIIRNLYYGMKKALEYGDVMKVGYAPDTFGHSSQMPQIYKQFGIESSFFWRGFSELKAKKSDFIWKGIDGSTIFGINLATGYQGAKYLESDIDELKVRMDKILKVLDNYSATSQRLIMNGHDQMPIQKNIHEIMNKLKTLYPNDSVEITDFESYVDGLRDKNLELVEGELVHSKHARIHRTINSTRMDIKLLNTELEYKIYNILEPLAIMGTELKIDYPHEIFEKCLKTLFGTHAHDSIGGCNSDSVNQDIKQRLLQVKEIVDTQIELYMRLISLAGKNSNENIITMYNCLPYKREKERVELEFITRTSDFKIFLDNKEVDYLLLEQEITDAGLIDRQVAARLLDIKVFKSRVSFVVDSIDGLEVKYLTYKEGENYALLNKITKENSIENSLYKLEIKDNKLNLFNKTTGEYLEDVFYIETSGDGGDSYDYSPPYTDIVFNSKNSTIKNIKALKGKDEEILFYTLEFNLPKNQNSRDNNKIDTTVEFLVEISLNTSELVNVKIKHKNSVEDTRFRAVLNTQIKTDRVESDSHLCVVNKPVFFEKELSIWKEDKWAEKPVSIETFNSYVSLKEEKKEGTFFAYGLKEYEVVDGNIYITLFRTFSHLGKRELINRPGRPSGIEIPTPDNQLKDIEFNFNLAFSFIRKEKNNSQRAKEFLTPVLAYQLKEFNRFNLNSPSTLKKIDKKYNLELGNCVVSAINMSEDDKYIFVRIFNPSSEIETLKFDRTVYLSSMFQEKLEKLETYSIKSQEILNLLIEK; translated from the coding sequence ATGAATAGAGAGATAAAAATACTTATGCATACCCATTGGGATAGAGAATGGTATTTTACTAAAGATGAAACTCAAGTATTACTTAGAAACCATATGTTCCAAGTAATCGAGTTTTTGGAAGAGAATGAAGACATTATCTATATTTTAGATGGACAAAGTGTTATGCTAGATGACTTTATAGAATTTGCTCCTAAATGGAAAACTCGTGTAGAAAATCTAGTTAAAAGAGGTGCTCTAAGAGTTGGTCCTTGGTATACGCAAACAGACTTACTTCTAGTACATGGGGAATCAATTATAAGAAACCTTTATTATGGAATGAAAAAAGCTTTAGAATATGGAGATGTTATGAAAGTTGGATACGCTCCAGATACTTTTGGACACTCTTCTCAAATGCCACAAATTTATAAACAATTTGGAATAGAGAGTTCTTTTTTCTGGAGAGGATTTAGTGAATTAAAAGCTAAAAAATCTGACTTCATTTGGAAAGGAATAGATGGAAGTACAATATTTGGAATCAATCTTGCTACTGGATATCAAGGTGCTAAATATTTAGAGTCTGATATTGATGAATTAAAAGTTAGAATGGATAAAATTTTAAAAGTTTTAGATAACTATTCAGCTACATCTCAAAGGCTTATAATGAATGGACATGACCAGATGCCTATTCAAAAAAATATCCATGAAATTATGAATAAACTAAAAACTCTTTATCCTAATGACAGTGTTGAAATTACAGATTTTGAGTCATATGTAGATGGACTTAGAGATAAAAATTTAGAATTAGTAGAAGGAGAATTAGTTCATAGCAAACATGCTAGAATACATAGAACTATCAACTCTACAAGAATGGATATAAAATTATTAAATACTGAATTAGAGTATAAAATCTATAATATTCTTGAACCATTAGCTATAATGGGAACAGAATTAAAAATAGATTATCCTCATGAAATATTTGAAAAATGTTTAAAAACACTTTTTGGGACTCATGCTCATGATAGCATTGGAGGATGTAATTCAGATTCAGTTAACCAAGATATAAAGCAACGTCTTTTACAAGTTAAAGAGATAGTAGATACTCAAATAGAGTTATATATGAGACTTATCTCTCTAGCTGGAAAAAATAGTAATGAAAATATAATTACAATGTATAACTGCCTACCATATAAAAGAGAAAAAGAAAGAGTAGAGCTTGAGTTTATTACTAGAACAAGTGATTTCAAAATTTTCTTAGATAACAAAGAGGTAGATTATCTATTACTAGAGCAAGAGATCACTGACGCTGGTCTAATAGATAGACAGGTAGCTGCTAGACTTTTAGATATAAAAGTATTTAAGAGTAGAGTATCTTTTGTAGTAGATAGTATTGATGGTTTAGAAGTAAAATATCTAACTTATAAAGAGGGAGAAAATTATGCACTTCTTAATAAAATAACCAAAGAGAATTCAATAGAAAACTCTTTATATAAGTTAGAGATAAAAGATAATAAATTAAATCTTTTCAATAAAACTACTGGTGAATATTTAGAAGATGTCTTCTATATAGAAACTAGTGGAGATGGAGGAGATAGTTATGATTACTCTCCACCTTATACTGATATTGTATTTAATAGTAAAAATTCTACTATAAAAAATATCAAAGCTCTTAAAGGAAAAGATGAAGAGATACTTTTCTATACATTAGAATTTAATCTACCTAAAAATCAAAATTCAAGGGATAACAACAAAATAGATACAACTGTTGAATTTTTAGTTGAGATATCTTTAAATACCAGTGAGTTAGTAAATGTAAAAATCAAACATAAAAACTCTGTAGAGGATACAAGATTTAGAGCTGTATTAAATACTCAAATAAAAACTGATAGAGTAGAATCAGACTCTCATCTATGTGTTGTAAATAAACCTGTATTCTTTGAAAAAGAATTAAGTATTTGGAAAGAGGATAAATGGGCTGAAAAACCTGTTTCAATAGAGACATTTAACTCATATGTATCTTTAAAAGAGGAGAAAAAAGAGGGAACATTCTTTGCCTATGGATTAAAAGAGTATGAGGTTGTAGATGGAAATATCTATATTACTCTATTTAGAACTTTCTCTCATCTAGGAAAAAGAGAGCTAATCAATAGACCTGGTAGACCATCAGGAATAGAGATTCCTACTCCAGATAATCAACTTAAAGATATAGAGTTTAATTTTAATTTAGCTTTCTCTTTTATAAGAAAAGAAAAAAATAATAGTCAAAGAGCTAAAGAATTCTTAACTCCAGTACTTGCTTATCAATTAAAAGAATTCAATAGATTTAACTTAAACTCTCCTAGTACTCTAAAGAAAATTGATAAAAAATATAATTTAGAGTTAGGAAACTGTGTTGTGAGTGCTATCAATATGAGTGAAGATGACAAATATATCTTTGTTAGAATTTTCAATCCAAGTTCAGAGATTGAAACATTAAAATTTGATAGAACAGTTTATCTAAGCAGTATGTTCCAAGAAAAACTTGAAAAACTTGAAACTTATTCTATAAAATCTCAAGAGATTTTAAATCTATTAATAGAAAAATAA
- a CDS encoding MurR/RpiR family transcriptional regulator gives MNYKVINLLQTREIRISLTRSEEELMDFIEKNFKEIPNYSAIKLCEEAYSSQATLNRVCKKLGFRGFSELKFSIEEDLKLMENSKNSYIHNTIYYIDNINFEEIDNIIKILKNNRKILLYGLGASQITAAYFQRQLLYLGFQAIMISEEKMMESFDDFIIFIISSSGETLRVKHIAKNMKELGRIVIAITKKDSSLDEIVSSSFTHNLSIDKLNVIAREQQLHMIIMINELINRFQIG, from the coding sequence ATGAATTATAAAGTTATAAATCTTTTACAAACTAGAGAGATAAGAATTTCTCTTACAAGAAGTGAAGAGGAACTGATGGATTTTATAGAGAAAAATTTTAAAGAGATTCCAAATTATTCAGCTATAAAACTTTGTGAAGAAGCTTACTCTTCTCAAGCTACTCTCAATAGAGTTTGTAAAAAATTGGGATTTAGAGGTTTTAGTGAATTAAAATTCTCAATTGAAGAGGATTTAAAACTTATGGAAAATTCAAAAAATAGTTATATTCACAATACAATCTACTATATAGATAATATAAATTTTGAAGAGATAGACAATATTATAAAAATTTTAAAAAACAATAGAAAAATTCTTTTATATGGGTTAGGAGCATCACAAATTACTGCTGCTTATTTCCAAAGACAACTTTTATATTTAGGATTTCAAGCTATTATGATAAGTGAAGAAAAGATGATGGAATCCTTTGATGATTTCATCATCTTTATAATCTCAAGTTCTGGAGAAACTCTTAGAGTTAAACATATAGCTAAAAATATGAAGGAATTAGGAAGAATTGTTATAGCTATAACTAAAAAAGATAGCTCTTTAGATGAAATTGTATCTTCCTCTTTTACTCACAATCTCTCAATAGATAAACTAAATGTAATTGCTAGAGAACAACAGCTTCATATGATCATTATGATAAATGAGTTAATAAATAGATTTCAAATTGGATAA
- a CDS encoding PTS sugar transporter subunit IIB translates to MKKILLLCAAGMSTSLMVKKMTEAAEKKGIEVEIKAIGLEKFQENLDTYDVFLLGPQVKYKKAELEKIAATVGKKVEVINTVDYGMMRGDKVLDFALGLMG, encoded by the coding sequence ATGAAAAAAATATTATTACTTTGTGCAGCTGGGATGTCAACAAGTTTAATGGTTAAGAAGATGACAGAAGCAGCAGAGAAAAAAGGAATAGAAGTTGAAATAAAAGCTATTGGACTTGAAAAATTTCAAGAGAACTTAGATACTTACGATGTTTTTCTATTAGGACCTCAAGTAAAATATAAAAAAGCTGAGCTAGAGAAGATAGCAGCTACAGTTGGAAAAAAAGTAGAGGTAATCAATACTGTTGATTATGGAATGATGAGAGGAGATAAAGTTTTAGACTTTGCTCTTGGATTGATGGGATAA
- a CDS encoding HAD-IIA family hydrolase: protein MEDKELYLFDLDGTLILGNQVIDGAIEAINKIREQGKKLVIFTNNSSRTRMQYVEKLAKLGIAVTEEEIVTAGYITGKYLLKKNKRAIYVLGTEKFKEMLKEMGLIVVETPKKIDGKYNIDAVVLGLDSELNYEKIKTVCKLLQDPEMTYIGANSDMVYPVEDGIFYPDCGSIAKMISYSTRRVPKFLGKPYHEIFDYCLEKNSVSKDKVIIVGDRLYTDIACGQENGCDTVLVLTGEAKREDLINSEYQPTAVIDSIKELKI from the coding sequence ATGGAAGATAAAGAGTTATATTTATTCGATTTAGATGGAACATTAATATTAGGAAATCAAGTTATTGATGGAGCAATAGAAGCAATTAATAAGATAAGAGAGCAAGGAAAAAAATTAGTAATTTTTACAAATAATTCATCTAGAACAAGAATGCAATATGTAGAAAAATTAGCAAAATTAGGAATAGCTGTGACAGAAGAGGAGATAGTAACAGCAGGATATATAACAGGAAAATATCTATTAAAGAAAAATAAAAGAGCAATATATGTATTGGGAACTGAAAAGTTTAAAGAGATGTTAAAAGAGATGGGACTTATTGTAGTTGAAACCCCTAAAAAGATTGATGGAAAATACAATATAGATGCTGTAGTTTTAGGATTGGATAGTGAACTTAATTATGAAAAAATAAAAACAGTTTGTAAATTATTACAAGACCCAGAGATGACTTATATAGGAGCTAACTCAGATATGGTTTATCCAGTAGAAGATGGAATTTTTTATCCAGATTGTGGAAGTATAGCAAAGATGATTTCCTATTCAACTAGAAGAGTACCTAAATTCTTAGGAAAGCCTTATCACGAAATTTTTGATTATTGTTTAGAAAAAAACAGTGTTTCAAAAGATAAAGTTATAATAGTGGGAGATAGACTATATACAGATATAGCTTGTGGACAAGAAAATGGTTGTGACACTGTATTAGTACTTACTGGAGAAGCTAAAAGAGAGGATTTAATAAATAGCGAGTATCAACCAACTGCAGTTATAGATAGTATAAAAGAACTAAAAATATAA
- a CDS encoding PTS transporter subunit EIIC, with product MQELKKNLQSFGKTLLFPISILSFMAIFLGLSAALQNPNIIKFIPFLQGSGIQNFLGFIRKLAGIPFGQLPLLFAMAIPLGMVKRDKEVAVYSSVVGYVALLVGMNYLLGLQGYNPTTTSIKYLVETKGMTEVEATLHNSLFTNVLGIFVYNMNVIGGIIAGVFGVILHNKFRQVELHPSLTFYSGKRFVPIITALIMPFIGMVLVFIWPVINNIIMKFGSIIANLNILGVFLYGFLEKAINPTGLHHILNQAFRFTALGGMETVAGQTQVGALNIYFAQLENHLPFSTHATQYLAQGKILHMVFGMPAAVFAIYKCALPQYREKVIRYFLPGVTAVILTGITEPIEFTYIFISPALWLINSVLAGLAFMIPAMFGAAIGNIQGGIIDWFVFGTLQGTSTKWYIYLFLGPMFAVTYYFIYSFIINKFNVMTIGKSASDFEEVEEKSENTTSSQTNSQENSLGADIVAGLGGIDNIVDVDNCISRLRVEIKDKSKVNQELIKKSKPNGIIIPDDHNVHIVYGGRVTKMRNLVDDYLFSKK from the coding sequence ATGCAAGAATTAAAAAAGAATTTACAAAGCTTTGGAAAAACTTTACTTTTTCCAATTTCAATACTATCTTTTATGGCTATATTTTTAGGGTTATCTGCAGCACTTCAAAATCCTAATATTATAAAATTTATTCCATTTCTTCAAGGAAGTGGAATACAAAATTTTCTAGGGTTTATTAGAAAATTAGCTGGTATTCCTTTCGGACAACTTCCTTTACTTTTTGCTATGGCTATTCCTTTAGGAATGGTTAAAAGAGATAAAGAGGTTGCTGTATATTCATCTGTAGTTGGGTATGTTGCTCTTTTAGTTGGTATGAACTATCTATTAGGATTACAAGGATATAATCCTACTACTACTTCTATAAAATATTTAGTAGAAACTAAAGGAATGACAGAGGTAGAAGCTACACTACACAATTCACTTTTTACAAATGTATTAGGTATATTTGTATATAATATGAATGTTATTGGTGGTATTATTGCTGGAGTTTTTGGAGTTATCTTACATAATAAATTTAGACAGGTAGAGTTACATCCATCTCTTACTTTCTATAGTGGAAAAAGATTTGTTCCTATTATCACAGCTTTAATTATGCCTTTTATTGGTATGGTATTAGTATTTATTTGGCCTGTTATCAATAATATCATAATGAAATTTGGTAGTATAATTGCCAACTTAAATATCCTTGGGGTTTTCCTATATGGATTCTTAGAAAAAGCCATCAATCCTACTGGATTACATCATATTTTAAATCAAGCATTTAGATTTACAGCTCTAGGAGGAATGGAAACAGTTGCTGGACAAACTCAAGTGGGAGCATTAAATATTTACTTTGCTCAACTTGAAAATCATCTACCATTCTCTACTCACGCTACACAATATCTTGCTCAAGGTAAGATATTACATATGGTATTTGGAATGCCTGCTGCTGTATTTGCCATATATAAATGTGCTCTTCCTCAATATAGAGAGAAAGTAATTAGATACTTCTTACCTGGAGTTACTGCGGTTATATTAACAGGTATCACTGAACCAATTGAATTTACATATATATTTATCTCTCCAGCTCTATGGTTAATAAACTCTGTACTTGCTGGATTAGCATTTATGATTCCAGCTATGTTCGGAGCTGCTATTGGAAATATTCAAGGGGGAATAATTGACTGGTTTGTATTTGGAACTTTACAAGGAACAAGTACTAAATGGTATATCTATCTTTTCTTAGGACCTATGTTCGCTGTAACTTACTATTTTATCTACAGTTTCATTATCAATAAATTCAATGTTATGACTATTGGTAAAAGTGCTAGTGACTTTGAAGAGGTAGAAGAGAAATCAGAAAATACTACTTCATCACAAACAAACTCTCAAGAAAATAGTTTAGGTGCTGACATAGTAGCTGGACTAGGAGGAATAGATAATATAGTTGACGTAGATAACTGTATCTCAAGATTAAGAGTTGAAATTAAAGATAAAAGTAAAGTTAATCAAGAGTTAATTAAAAAATCTAAACCAAACGGAATAATTATTCCAGATGACCACAATGTACATATTGTTTATGGTGGTAGAGTAACTAAAATGAGAAACTTAGTAGATGACTATCTATTTTCTAAAAAATAA